A single region of the Lotus japonicus ecotype B-129 chromosome 4, LjGifu_v1.2 genome encodes:
- the LOC130714386 gene encoding GTP-binding protein At2g22870: MTVVLRRGAVALTFLIPSRSSFSSSSSSLSIPKSTTTTLSLLSFRRNHSTPAAASKTSSSPSSLPLSVEPRFLFIPPGIEPDEVTDSMILPASNIVVGPYAGDSRIKDVEFVKSSPRARDCPKDDRPEFAVLGRSNVGKSSLINSLVRKKELALTSKRPGKTQLINHFLVNKSWYLVDLPGYGFAKASEAAKTDWASFTKGYFLNRNTLVAVLLLIDASVPPQRIDLDCANWLGRNNIPVTFVFTKCDKMKVAKGKRPDENIKEFQEIIKQNFKQHPPWIMTSSVTGLGRDDLLLHVSQLRNYWDQ, translated from the exons ATGACGGTGGTGCTCCGAAGAGGAGCGGTGGCGCTCACCTTCCTCATCCCCTCTCgttcttcattctcttcttcctcttcctctctttCCATTCCcaaatccaccaccaccaccctttcCCTCCTCTCCTTCCGCCGCAACCATTCAACCCCAGCAGCAGCTTCCAAAACCAGTAGCAGCCCCTCTTCACTCCCTCTCTCCGTCGAACCCCGCTTCCTCTTCATCCCCCCTGGTATCGAACCCGACGAGGTCACCGACTCCATGATCCTTCCCGCTTCCAACATCGTCGTCGGACCCTACGCCGGCGACTCCCGCATCAAGGACGTCGAGTTCGTCAAGAGCAGCCCCCGTGCTAGAGACTGCCCCAAAGATGACCGGCCTGAATTCGCCGTGCTCGGTCGGTCCAATGTTGGCAAGTCTTCCCTCATCAATTCCCTTGTTCGGAAGAAAGAGCTTGCTCTCACTTCCAAGAGACCAG GGAAGACACAGCTTATCAATCACTTCTTGGTGAATAAAAGCTGGTACCTTGTGGACTTGCCTGGTTATGG CTTTGCTAAAGCATCTGAAGCTGCTAAAACGGATTGGGCCTCATTTACAAAAGGGTACTTTTTGAACCGAAATACTCTGGTGGCTGTCTTACTTCTCATTGATGCAAGTGTTCCGCCCCAAAGAATTGACTTGGATTGTGCTAACTGGCTTGGACGCAATAAT ATACCTGTTACTTTTGTTTTCACAAAATGCGACAAAATGAAGGTTGCAAAAGGGAAACGGCCAGATGAGAACATAAAGGAATTTCAAGAGATAATCAAACAAAACTTCAAGCAACATCCGCCATGGATTATGACCAGCAGTGTCACTGGATTGGGTAGAGATGATCTTCTCTTGCATGTATCTCAGCTGAGAAACTACTGGGATCAATAG
- the LOC130711085 gene encoding probable hexosyltransferase MUCI70, protein MSGGGGQLSIGIRSGSYGSLDKQFQNGASPIQPSGTGRKPSKMLKEKEKERLFLWICKFAGRKKVGMLFLCLISAAVFIWVLYVGKGEDSQDGNTVQSINVNDSVSMSNSPPEISAAKAMGLTTNLALSPPPPDYFLGYHLPIGHPCNSFTLPPPPADKKRTGPRPCPVCYLPVEEAIALMPALPSPSPVLKNLTYIYEENLSRDGEFGGSDFGGYPTLKQRNDSFDIRESMSVHCGFIRGIKPGHNTGFDIDEADLHEMEQCDGVVVASAIFGNFDEINDPKNVSDHSRMTVCFLMFVDEVTEKYLRSSRKLAINKKVGLWRIIVARNLPYMDARRSGKIPKLLLHRMIPNARYSIWLDGKLELVVDPYQILERFLWRKNATFAISKHYRRFDVFVEAEANKAAGKYDNASIDSQIEFYKKEGLTPYTEAKLPLISDVPEGCVIVREHVPISNLFTCLWFNEVDRFTSRDQISFSTVRDKMLSRVDFHLNMFLDCERRNFVVQKYHRDLLLRLAPPVAVARLPPSSPPPPLPVLETPPEKVVTTTMRKGPGRRGRDRKSGSKRHRKVVAGSRDPEAS, encoded by the exons ATGTCTGGAGGTGGAGGTCAATTGAGTATTGGGATTCGTTCTGGGAGTTATGGGTCTTTGGATAAACAGTTTCAGAACGGAGCATCGCCTATTCAACCATCAGGAACTGGACGCAAGCCTTCCAAGATGCttaaggagaaggagaaggagaggttGTTCCTTTGGATCTGCAAATTTGCTGGCCGGAAGAAGGTTGGAATGCTCTTCCTCTGTCTCATCTCCGCCGCGGTTTTCATCTGGGTTTTGTATGTTGGAAAAG GTGAAGATTCTCAGGATGGAAACACGGTGCAGAGCATTAATGTTAACGACAGTGTGTCCATGAGTAATTCTCCACCTGAGATCTCTGCAGCAAAGGCAATGGGCTTGACTACGAATTTGGCATTATCCCCTCCACCCCCTGACTATTTTCTGGGCTACCATCTTCCTATTGGGCATCCTTGTAATAGCTTCACACTCCCTCCTCCACCAGCTGATAAAAAGCGTACTGGGCCACGTC CATGCCCTGTATGTTACCTTCCTGTGGAAGAAGCCATTGCTCTGATGCCAGCACTGCCCTCACCTTCTCCAGTTCTTAAGAATTTAACATATATCTATGAAGAAAATTTAAGTAGAGATGGAGAATTTGGTGGTTCAGACTTTGGTGGATATCCTACTTTGAAGCAGAGAAATGATTCTTTTGATATACGAGAATCAATGAGTGTGCATTGTGG ATTCATAAGAGGAATAAAACCTGGCCACAACACAGGATTTGACATTGATGAAGCTGATCTTCATGAAATGGAGCAGTGTGATGGAGTGGTTGTTGCATCTGCCATATTTG GAAATTTTGATGAGATAAATGACCCGAAAAACGTAAGTGATCATTCGAGGATGACCGTATGCTTCCTCATGTTTGTTGATGAAGTAACTGAAAAATATCTGAGGAGTTCTCGCAAGCTGGCAATCAACAAGAAGGTTGGCTTGTGGAGAATTATTGTTGCTCGTAATCTTCCTTACATGGATGCAAGACGGAGTGGGAAG attccaaaacttttgttgcATAGAATGATTCCAAATGCTCGCTATTCTATATGGCTTGATGGAAAGCTTGAGCTTGTTGTGGATCCATATCAAATTCTTGAAAG GTTTTTGTGGAGGAAGAATGCAACTTTTGCAATATCAAAGCATTATAGACGCTTTGATGTATTTGTTGAGGCCGAGGCAAATAAAGCTGCTGGAAAGTATGATAATGCCTCTATTGATTCTCAGATTGAGTTTTACAAAAAGGAGGGATTGACCCCATATACAGAGGCCAAGCTTCCTCTTATAAGTG ATGTTCCTGAAGGATGTGTAATAGTAAGAGAGCATGTTCCTATTAGCAACCTCTTTACTTGTCTTTGGTTTAATGAAGTTGACCGATTCACTTCAAGAGATCAGATCAGTTTCTCAACTGTCAGGGACAAAATGTTGTCAAGGGTAGATTTTCATTTGAACATGTTCTTGGATTGTGAAAGACGCAATTTTGTTGTTCAG AAATACCACAGAGATTTGTTACTGCGTCTGGCTCCACCAGTGGCCGTTGCTCGCCTTCCCCCTTCATCTCCGCCGCCTCCATTGCCTGTGCTTGAAACGCCGCCTGAAAAGGTTGTAACCACAACCATGAGAAAAGGCCCTGGAAGGCGTGGAAGAGATAGAAAATCTGGTTCCAAGCGCCACCGCAAAGTTGTTGCTGGAAGCAGAGACCCTGAAGCAAGTTAA